aacctggtggactttaccttccttatcaccttcttgttcaagaggtctagaacatattcttccagaaggggggttgattgttggaagaattgctggaagattgggggtggttgagtccaactccagcctagacccttcttgacgatgctgtgtgcccagggatcgaaggtccaacgatcctggaattggcggagtcttcctcccaccggaagcacttcattgcttctggtgtcccgaggacttgctgcctcggccgctagctccctttcctcctctacctctggagggatggcgagatgcgtctttgcttgcacccctgaatgagcctctacctttggcatgaaaggtagttgatggttgctcaaaggcaggggtgaagaccggtgactgtgacaacaccggttgggggaccaattgaaaggtctgttgtggttgggcaaccacttgggaggtagcgggtcccggaaactgacgtctttgctgacgttgctggggttttgacttttggggtttcctcttaggctgaggtccgtcgtcctgagagggtttccttttcctggacatgccccacttgtggagaaggttcctattctccgtggcggctctgtcagtgatttccttcacaaggtcagaaggaaacaggtgctttccccagatgttggaggaaatcagcctccggggttcgtgtttcacggtggcaccggcaaacacgaattcacgacaggctcttcgagcctttatgaagtggtacaagtccttcattaccgtcagtaagtgggatttggagagtaccatgtagtgatctggtactctagtgtcacaggccataacttccagttggacttgatgagaaagagatgccgcaagcctctccttcgtgtcttgttcccgcgaaggaggtgatcgttgagcttagggaggtcttcattaaactgacgtccggcgacgtcaggatcgagccttcccacgacgaaagtatgttgaacatctttccagtgtcgagcgtcaggggggtcacgatggagaagggtctgcactcctccagtgcagggcagggtttcccttcttccgccgctttaaggcatgcagctaaggccttttccaagaatggaagaaccgcagtatcaggtgcaacgtaagtagggtgcttcttgctcaatgccggaagcttagagcaggtaaagcctctactcttgaatgcggaggctagcatagcctgggcctttgcgagatcgaacactatctcttccttaggttcggtctcttccttcgaggcaggttcggaacgaagccggacgtaacagtccgggtaggcctcaaagcttgggaagaactccacatcttccaaagggaccgtgccgatcttatcactgacaaagatcctgccggtcgcaataaccatatgctctgcatacctccacgggttggcataagagcaagcggggagatccttgaccgaaatcttcttcggctctctggatcctatcatcgacctgatggactcctggttctccttcagcctgtcgtccatgacggctctaatcagccggatcagttcttgagtggaagaagaaggatccggagtcgaggaggtagacggaatagacatttccgtcggtgtaggagtaggaggggggatggacgagggagcagcctcttgctccgactcggtgtattccaccttgtcttcgtcatcttcggctccttgagccataagcgttttctccgtgtcttccgagacatccgaaatctgttcgtcatcttcggaatccaaacgacactcgtgcatggactgagccatgactacatcaggttccaccgtaatttggacagtggggatcacgtctttgggtaccactgagtcaggggaggccttagggaacaatagtgacctcagttcttcggtggccaggtacggtccggtagcatttttctggaagccacgcacccacttgcgcagcttttcacgagaaatgtctctaacctccgctgaaggaggattatggaaggcctcaactaggtgagcctgacagaccgtacaatccagtggattccaaaacttcaaatcccctttcttgtctgcacaaggggcgtgagtcctgcaagccgtatgcccgtaaaactgcgggcgtttcacagcgcagaaggcgaaatcacagttcatctgctcctcctgtggaagaaagagaaaatgagtatgggggagtcataagaatggctcttaaactaagttaatattaattattaattttaacttaatgaaggtgtgatgcatagagaatgaaaatagtaaaggagaacatgctccatgcatctcgcccggctggttaccataagcttggtccctggataatccgagtgaccgagggcactggatataattccctagaattccaagtattttggagttccatggaaaaaaccaaggacaagattgggaccgaattcattcggttcccagttaagggccagaaggcctcatttaaaaggtaactgcttctggcaaccagccgtgctaagatgcacatagcatgctggaattagaagaatgcaaagagacagcatgatcactaatggagcagtactaggtactgatcttaatagcagaagcagcttatctgtttgcgatatagggctatcatagtcttatgatagctacaggaagggggtgcaagaattcttgacgcctccggggcatccggcaagccgccggcatgccggagctcgctccagcatagattctggcattaggacagacaatgttcaaagtcagtcaaataccaggatggcggccgccggcacaacggcggcacgccggcagggagcggcggctccggcagtcggaggatgccagattggtgactgggataaggatggttaaggctgtaccgggttgccggcagtatatgccggcactccggcggccgaccggcaagcggacgacaagctaggaggaggagagccgccggtagtagccggcggcagccggcagtccctcggtacacggggggctggcggcaaggttagggagagtcaccaagtaggaggcaggtattgccgacagtagaggcggcaagagaccggcacccggatagggagagagacaggggggagggggaaagggatgtaggaagtaccatcaggattccaaacatccctccccctccctgagggggtgtacccatgatagaggcaggctctaacatccatgagcaggggtcactagggaccgggagcaaggtagcccaagggagggctagggaacacccaagggggggggggagactcccatatgcagaactatactagtaactaaccttataggacactatgaaggtatgtgtaccagagcggactgcacaaggaagctcgggtagccctactattccaccctaaggaggagttgtaggacaggggacagatgggtataaactaacctaagcataggctaggctatacaagagataggtggggagggagaagagagaagtcttcccaggaagggtttctgtaccagagcggccactaaggaaagggaggacactccctaacctaagatcaggcagatcagctaaaacggtgcaagagtacagtttcagcatggaacagagaaaccttcctaacctaacctagaacagggctaagagtcctgaactaggaaaggaagaagacatatcgctatcgcaggaaagtcatagactatcctagccatagaggtaggctagcctaacctcactctcggacacaaccctaaagggggttcattcctttagggaggacagagaggcgatatatactctattagacaattaatccctttactcagaaaaggaatcaaggctaaatagagggaatgccaaggcaggggatgaaggaagcatataggggtcctaacattaggttaggctagaaagagtcactgactagcctatcccctatatggtccctgaaggcgaaaacatttgcatcactgtcaaaagtattgtaaaataatgccactatcttcataacttagtctaggatcactaataaatcatgcatgaacacttgtatgtaggctcctggcctgggggctatagtagccgactggtatgaggtcaatcgatgaccgataaaaagcgtctaaacacgatataaaagttcctagctatgaagactaaataaactaatgtattcgattagtatataatgccggaaacgttgttgtggctaactaaataagacatgcataacaacaacgacgccataaaatggcgggtccggtagaggcacagctctgccacaaaacagcaattatctcgaaaagtaatatttactttacggccagagcttaattaaacaatactggaaccttgtactcaactttccagaagaaggcgaggctgaaggtaacgacatagcgaagatgcaaaacgataaagttaacacagggaaaatccgtctaagtagggcagctactaaacaaaggatgaagacgggcgtgacgtcattagagcaatggcgtccgtttgtttacgtctcgagtatcagtagtagccacgagtgagattagctgtggaacggctcccagctattctcagtccttacacaccgaagcattaactctgttcggggtgaagatagctatgtggcgcgttcagacatgcgcgtcccctgttgtattacgatgtcttaaggggaaacctttgagatactcgctccagaagttagaattctgtgataacctgtggttaaattctctgggaatatcttagtagtcttatacccaaggaagctaccaaaaaggaaccttccatcaggacgccatggcttgagcccaaaaaagcaacTGTTAGACCATCCTGCTGGAATCTACAGTAGTTTATGTGCAGAGGAGCCTCACCAGACTGCTTTAGAAATCTGTCTTCAAAGCTTCCTTCCAAGATCTAACATATAAGACTGTGTTTTTACTTTCGTTCCTCCTTTAGGAGAATTAACGAACTACATGCTCTATTAAGCATTGTTATAAATACAGAGGGCTGGACTGCATTACGCCTACCATTAAGCTTGGACATAGTAGCTTAGAATGATTTTTTCAGACATATTTTGACTCTTCCCTTTATAATCCTAGCCTTGCCACTAGCAGAAGAGGGTGAATTGTTGGTTGCCCCTTCAGGTTCTTTATTATTTACCTGTGCAAGATAAGCTTTTCTGGTGTATTCTAATTGGCTTCTTATGGATAAAAGATAGAAGAAGATTCTATTCTCCAAGAGTAATATCTCTTCCTGGCTTAAGGTAGGATCTAGTCTAATGTGGAGTGAAACGTAGACAGCAGACCACCTTTGCCTAGTTTTACCTTAAGAGTTCTAACTCCTGAATACCTAAACATCTTCTGTCTTGGTCAAGTGGTTGCAGCTGGGAAAATTGTACAAAGGACGGCTGGGAAATTATCCGATAGATAATTCCCTTTTTTACAATAACACCTCAGGGAAGATACAGAAACGGCAAATATCAGACCGAGGTGAATTCCTGGATCTTGATTTGGTCTCGGGACAAATACATAGCATTTTGTTCTTTGCTGCTGACATGGACACCCCACTGGCCTAGAATCCTGAAGTTTCTTTTATGATATATTGCTAATACTATATTTACTTAAACTTCTCCTTTGAAGTATCATCACTCTTATCCTCCTATAGCTCTACAGACCGCTTATGATCAATGACttgcaatgaaaataattttttatgtaatGTGTTTTTGTCATGTACAAACCCATTAATTATCAGGTGACATTCCTTCTTGTTATTACCATACTAGTACAGGTGTAGGGTACACGTTTAGCACTCCAAGAGGTAACCATCATTTCCTTGTAAACCAGAAAAAAATTGTAATCTTGgtttttcatttggaaaataataatatatttaatcattCAAATTTTCAAATATTGCAATGACTGATATTGTATCTATAAAACACTTCTAATTTCATTAAACATATGTGTAGAACTCTTAACAGAGTGCATGTCTAACTTTTCTTCCTAATATTTTGAGCAATACTTGTctgtttatctaaaagaaaaaaagaaatatattttattattcttttattttgccagaaatacaatacaaaaatatatatttttcccaaaTTAGGTAAGCTTTGTGTTTCTTACAATACATGTTATAGTAAACAGGCAAGCTGTCATGTAAAATATGATCTGTACAGTAATTTTAGTCTAGTATTTTTTCTAATTCCATCATCTATACATAGGTTCTGTTGCATTACATGAGGCTGCTGAGAATGGTAGCGTTGATGCTGTTAAGTTACTGTTATCATTTCATGCTCCGTCATGTCCTCAAAACAAAAATCGGAGAACACCAGCATTTTTGGCAAAGAAAGGTGGACATATGGAATGCTATAATTTATTAGGTATGTTTGCATTGTTCATTGTTCTTTACAACTTTTCTTGAATTGGTTGTTTAATTTTGTCTGATTGGTTTTAAACTACATATTTGCTGGATTTATTAATGAATATTATTTACAATCATTTATAGAAGAATTACAAACAGTCGTATTGCAGAATAGTTCTCCAAAATATGCTGAAGGTGAAGCTTGATATAGCCATGTTGCTTATCAAAGAATGGAACTGTTGAAACAATAGGACTTTGGATCTAAAGGTATTTTATGAACATGTTTTGCAATAGACGTTATACCTGGATTTGAATTAATATTCGATGGTAAATATGGAAACTAAAATAAGAATGTCAACTTCAATAATATTGCCAGAGAGGTATGTTGGTGTGATGACTCTTACGTATGCCTTGAGGGTACAACTGTCTCCAGAAACAGAACTCGTACCTGAAAAGACAATATTAGATATGAGAGAGTAGAAAACTTTGAAAGTGATGGGATCCATAATAAGAAAACCAAAGAAATAAATCATTGAAAGTGGCAAAGATCAAATTTAATACATAGtattttaaaaatcaaaatattcttcAAAACAGGTTGAGACCATCTGTGTCTGAACTTCAAAATAAAAGGGTAGTAAATATGTGCTCACTATGTAAAATTTTGATGACAGCAAATGTGGATGCTGCAGATACAGCAGTCATGTTACATAATGGAATTGTAGATTACAATTTTTGTGTTGACTGTTACCAAGACTATCATTTCAGATCTAAAAGAATgccagtttaaaggtcactcatgaatggcagaggcaagggacagtgacattgccctagcagtcaggacagtgccctagagactgaccatatattatgtgatcagtgcccaagcctcctctccacccaagctaggaccagggagggccaggcagtggctgttggtgactcagcagatagacctttaggctcccccaaactccccaaccttagctcacaaggatggtaaggttgcagacactaatggcagtaacgagtctgagtgggactcgaacccccgactgggaaacaccaggcagagacgttaccaatcaggccacagcaaatcCTAGTCAATtaaatatactttaaaataaaaCCAGTATAAGAGAGGCAATGTTAATAGAAAGCAAGGTGTTTTGATGAGGGAAAATCTCATTTTGGCAGTACTTTATTGGTCCTAAGCACTCTCCTTTTATGCTAAAACAGGGAATACCACATAAACATATTATTTACTGTAAAAGGACCAGTGTATTGGTGTGGAAGCACTGACTCGGTTTATATAAAGTACTGTAGACCCAGAGGTTGCTGGCTCTAGAAACCTGTCACTTCACCTCTGATGCTATATTCATATAGCAGCGGCTGACGCATCTTCTAATGAGAAACACTACTGCTCACTGGGAAGTTTGCAGTGCCACCTGGTAgtatttttttactactactactactactactactagccatcTTTTTTTCTGTGATAAGAGTATGCTTCTGTTACATATCCTCCTCCTGGTCTAAAATTTAAAATCCAAATCGATCCATCCCCACCTTTTTGGGGAGGAGGGTTTTTCTTAGTCAAAACCCCTTGGCTGGAGGGATTTCAGAACAAGACAGTGCTTCTTAAAAAAGAGATTTTCCTTAGTCAAACCTCCTTTTATTCATTAGGAACTGTGGTCCTCAATATAGTCAGTACCAGAGCATAGAAAAGTAGACACGTGGACCATAAAGGTCAACATACCTATATGATACCAAGGAAAAAAGGTAATAATTAAATCATTGACAAAGAGATGACTAAAAGGTCAGTGCACTCCCTCTCAAGAAGGAGAATCCAATTAAGAATTCAAGATAGTCTATCATTATGCATCTGCTGTGGGATCTGCTGGAGAATCTCTCAGCTCTTGGATTTTATAACAGCATTATTAAGGAAGCCCAGAAGTCTGGTGCGATCTGGCATAGGTTCATATCTTTCTAACTGACTGCTGTTGTCATGGGAAGAAATATCTCTTGCTACTCGTCAAGTAAGTAAGCATGGTAGCCCAGAGGTCTCTTGTAGTTATTGGCCAGAAAATTCAGCCATAAAGGTTATGGGTCAGATAGGAGGAAGAAGAGGTTGTTCTACTTCCTACTTTCTGGCACAGTTTCAGATTTTAGTTTCTGATACTGGAATGGAACCATGAACTGTTTGACCATAGTTGTGCCATGAGCACCTGAATGATTGTGAAATTCAACTTAGTGGAGGAAACATAGATGAAAGACTATTACAGTCTAAGTTGAAATTCTTTCAGGCTTGTTACTAACAGTATAGATGCGGAGTAAGGAGGAAAATATATCCTTCGTGGATTCAGACAGTGCATTTGCAGACAATTACTCTTCTGTCTGGTACATGAAAGACTACAGATGAGGGCTATATACAGTATGACTGGTGAATGAAACAAATTAAACTCAAAAATACTTATTTgttctttataattaataaaaatagtttctttaggtGGGTAatgtttgttttgatattttacatCTAAGTAGACTGCAGCATGACTACaagtatattaatatttatgtaatataataatactttttatgtatgaaataatataaaaagactttaaagctaataagagaGTTAAACAACTGAAGAAAAATTATGGACCGACTTCTATAGATAGTTATAATCTGTTTCACATTTTGTAATTTCAGTTTCCCATCAATTTCCTGTGCCCCAACTGTCACTAAGAAATTACTTTCATGGAAAAATTGATCGTACTGAGGCCACAGAAAGACTTCTAAATGCTCCCGAAGCAAGATCTGGGCATTTTCTTTTGCGACAAAGTGCTAGAAAGCAGGATGTACTTGTTCTAACATTGCAGTTTGAAAACCAGGCGTACAATTATGAAATCTCAAGAAAGgtaatcattatttttcattcaCCTTTATTCCTATGCACTTGAAcctattataattttgtttttatgtttgataGGTAGCAAATCCATAAGAAAGCTAATTTTAATGAGTACCTAGACCTAGGTTTTCTTATGCATAataagaaccatatatatatatatatatatatatatatatatatatatatatatatatatatatatatatatacactgtatattgtaTTGGTTATTGCGGTGACGTGATAAATTATGATATTTCAATTAGAAATTTAGAAATTCATGTACTATTCTTTCTTATGATAAAAAGCttagccaaaatgaaaaaaaaataagaaaattctgaCTGTACATCACGAGAAAATTTTTTTGATTTTAGCCAAAGCTCTCTATTGAAGAATGAATAGCACATGAATTTTATGTAAGCATTGAAATAATCAATTTTAGTTTAAAAATTGTATTATTGCTATTAAAAGTAATTTCCAAATTCTTTCTCTCTACTCAAAGTTTATTAATGTTAGCTTATTGATATTACCTGTTTATATTTTCAGTATGGGTTGCTACATATTGATGAAGGTCCACTCTTTCCTTCTGTAGAATGTTTGATAGATCATCATCTCCGCTTCACAGATGGTCTTCCGTGCCGTTTAGTAAAGCCTGTGCCACCCCCACCTGGTATAGTCAATGAGGGGCTTTCCAGTAATACACTAGATATTAGTCCGTCTCAGTTTGAAAGATTACTTCAAGGTGGTACTTTTCGTACAGATGAAAATCCTGAAAGCTCTCCCACCAGTTCCTTTGAGAGGAGAAGAAATCAAAATCCAAATATTGTTGTCACTCAGTCAGCACCACGTCCAACTTCGGATTTAATTGATCTTCAGGGCCAAGGTGTGACAATTCAAAAAAATTCACAGAGCAGTAATAGTCCACTTCATTCTCAGGCTCCTTCTCGAGATAGTTTAAGATtagatttaaaatctctctctattgataATCCAATACAAAATAGTGGAAGCAGTCCAACAATGGATGGTAACAGGACTGATGAGATATTAGGGGAAATAGATGGAAGTCATTTGAATTTTGGCCAAGTTCTTGGAAATGGCGAATTTGGCTCTGTTATGAAGGGTGTCTGGTTAAGTCCCTCAGGTGACCAAATTGAAGTAGCTATAAAGACACTTCATATTGATGATAAAGTTCATAAAGATAGTTTTCTTAAGGAAGCTAAAGTCATGATGAACTTGAACCATTTATACATTGTCAAATTGGTGGGTGTTTGCCATCATCCAACATTATCTATGGTACAAGAACTAATGTCTATGGGAGCTCTCTTGGACTTTCTTTTAGAGCATCCTGATAAAATATCTGTTGATTTCCACCTGAAACTTTGGGCAGCACAAATAGCTGAAGGAATGGCATACTTGGAGCAAAAACATTTTGTTCATCGTGATCTGGCAGCACGCAATATTCTCTTGTCATCAATGACTTTGGTCAAGATCAGCGACTTTGGACTTTCTCGGTCTTTAAAGGGCAACAAAGACTACTATAAAACCAGCGAAGGAGGAAAATGGCCTTTGAAGTGGTAAGATACATTTGTATTGCTTTGTTTTAGGGGTCTTCTAACTTATATGTAGGAGTTTGGCACTAATTCGCTTAGCTAAATAGACAAATGCTCTACCAAAAGTCTTATTTATAAATTGATAGGGTCAACTGATTTTATTGTAGTAAATATAAAATATCCAGACTAAGTTGAAAGATTTGGCTGCCCAGatctttaaaattgtaatcattagaCAAAATGTTTTTACTTAATTCATATATCTGAATCTCTTGATAATTATAGAAGTTATACAGTATagtttaatgtaaaaaaatatttttaaagaaattagttTGCAGGATAGACATTGAAACATTATATGTGCAACTGTTGGATGAATTTTCAAAGGCATTCTGAAATTTTTAGATATTCTTTTTACCttttagatctatctatctatataccaaggcacttcccccaattttggggggtagccgacaccaacaatgaaacaaaacaaaaaggggacctctactctctatgttccttcagcctaatcagggacccaaccgagttcagctggtactgctagggtgccacagcccaacctcccacatttccaccacagatgaagcttcataatgctgactcccctactgctgctacctccgcggtcatctaaggccccggaggaagcagcagggcctactggaactgcgtcacaatcgctcgccattcattcctatttctagcacgctctcttgcctctctcacatctatcctcctatcacccagagctttcttcacaccatccatccacccaaaccttggccttcctcttgtacttctcccatcaactcttgcattcatcaccttctttagcagacaaccattttccattctctcgacatggccaaaccacctcaacacattcatatccactctagccgctaactcatttcttacacccgttctctccctcaccacttcgttcctaaccctatctactcgagatacaccagccatactcctcagacacttcatctcaaacacattcaatttctgtctctccatcactttcattccccacgactccgatccatacatcacagttggtacaatcactttctcatatagaactctctttacattcatgcccaaccctctattttttactactcccttaactgcccccaacactttgcaaccttcattcactctctgacgtacatctgcttccactccaccatttgctgcaacaatagaccccaagtacttaaactgatccacctcctcaagtaactctccattcaacatgacattcaaccttgcaccaccttcccttctcgtacatctcataaccttactcttacccacattaactctcaacttccttctctcacacacccttccaaattctgtcactagtcggtcaagcttctcttctgtgtctgctaccagtacagtatcatccgcaaacaacaactgatttacctcccattcatggtcattctcgcctaccagttttaatcctcgtccaagcactcgagcattcacctctctcaccactccatcaacatacaagttaaacaaccacggcgacatcacacatccctgtctcagccccactctcaccggaaaccaatcactcacttcatttcctattctaacacatgctttactacctttgtataaacttttagaTACgtagtcataatttttttttattacaacacTAAAATTTATTAGTTGATTTCATATAGTAAATCCCAGTCATACCTTATGTCATAAGatgtcaattgttttttttttttttgtttttttttttttgcataaaaccCCTAATTCTAAATTTACAGAATATTAATTGAATAATCACAGTAAAAAGAAAGCAATTTGTAGTAACAAGAACTGGTCACAAAAGAATTAACAGATAAAACTCATTTACATGACcgcaccctttaggggtgagcgagctggatatattcctagcattccatgcaacttttttctctggtgtatttagcagtatttatacctttgaaatggtgctttaaggagcattcacggagcgacacaggttgagcccagaaatagatttttccttcgtcaaaatcccttaatcaaTGAAGGTACTTCACTAAAAACTTGAGAAAGTAGTTATGGGGAATTAAACAAAAAAATTGTGAGACATAAGAAAGCATATACTCGTTTAGAATACGGGTATTTTAGGTTGGAAGTTCGCTCCCAGAATGAATTAAACTCTGAGCCTGAGGAACTATTCTAATGTTTGATTAATGGAGTTGTAGTTGGATAAGTGTAGTTATGGTGAGACCACTTTTAAGCTCAATTTTAagagaatcatttcatatataaaccatgagatTCAAATGATCTCATACACAGCTTTCATCTCAAAGTGTCTTAGTTTGATTATGAAAATTGTAAAGTTCACTTTTCTAAGTTATTATCTGTAAT
The genomic region above belongs to Palaemon carinicauda isolate YSFRI2023 chromosome 45, ASM3689809v2, whole genome shotgun sequence and contains:
- the Shark gene encoding tyrosine-protein kinase HTK16: MASSASRSEIDDDRCFFGKITGEEANEILAKEGKEEGTFLVRESCSSPGNYVLSFITEGLPLHILIRKYHEDAFFSLVLENGPPLFHGLDSLINYYCQNPVGESSTVLSRSCCGEPLPAEVRLHGSSSLLHRSTSQGNINIVSELLKSGYKKLDDKNNNGQTALHIASMKGHVEITEMLLKASALVEVRDGEGVTPLHLACRHNRPDIVRLLVGLGKADLQARATKTGSVALHEAAENGSVDAVKLLLSFHAPSCPQNKNRRTPAFLAKKGGHMECYNLLVSHQFPVPQLSLRNYFHGKIDRTEATERLLNAPEARSGHFLLRQSARKQDVLVLTLQFENQAYNYEISRKYGLLHIDEGPLFPSVECLIDHHLRFTDGLPCRLVKPVPPPPGIVNEGLSSNTLDISPSQFERLLQGGTFRTDENPESSPTSSFERRRNQNPNIVVTQSAPRPTSDLIDLQGQGVTIQKNSQSSNSPLHSQAPSRDSLRLDLKSLSIDNPIQNSGSSPTMDGNRTDEILGEIDGSHLNFGQVLGNGEFGSVMKGVWLSPSGDQIEVAIKTLHIDDKVHKDSFLKEAKVMMNLNHLYIVKLVGVCHHPTLSMVQELMSMGALLDFLLEHPDKISVDFHLKLWAAQIAEGMAYLEQKHFVHRDLAARNILLSSMTLVKISDFGLSRSLKGNKDYYKTSEGGKWPLKWYAPESINYGTFTHGSDVWSYGITLWEMYTFGDQPYGELPGFKVIELLEKNERLPQPEKCPDSVFNMMLQCWRYKDRSRPSFKELATVFRTKPEYANIKPYFK